One genomic window of Centroberyx gerrardi isolate f3 chromosome 15, fCenGer3.hap1.cur.20231027, whole genome shotgun sequence includes the following:
- the chchd1 gene encoding small ribosomal subunit protein mS37, protein MASQGGVAFQEKVSRLLSRQQGKPVLKPNKSLALKDAVANRKMKKGEATCITEISVMMVCWKQNNFVDALCSNEMKAFYTCVEKAQADMKAKPEQTGIQGGHLHPKQATTLLKRFPNLRTEV, encoded by the exons ATGGCATCGCAGGGAGGTGTTGCCTTCCAGGAGAAGGTCAGCAGGCTGCTCAGTAGGCAGCAGGGGAAACCGGTCCTCAAACCCAACAAGTCTCTGGCTTTAAAAGATGCTGTGGCTAACCGtaaaatgaagaaaggag AGGCCACTTGCATCACAGAGATATCGGTCATGATGGTCTGTTGGAAGCAGAACAACTTTGTTGACGCGCTGTGCTCCAATGAAATGAAAGCCTTCTACACATGTGTAGAGAAGGCCCAG GCTGATATGAAGGCTAAACCAGAACAAACCGGCATCCAGGGAGGACACTTGCACCCCAAACAAGCCACAACCCTGCTGAAGAGATTTCCCAACCTGCGCACTGAAGTCTAG